A genomic region of bacterium contains the following coding sequences:
- the aroA gene encoding 3-phosphoshikimate 1-carboxyvinyltransferase — protein sequence MKTYEVRPRTVAGRTVRPPGSKSITNRALIAAALAAGESRLANPLRSDDTGAMIGCLRSLGVHISAVADGLSVRSDGALRGGGRLDARASGTTARFITAAAALADGPSVIDGTARMRERPIGSLVTALRDLGVEIDADRDGSYPPVRVSGGGIHGGRITIDGTVSSQFVSAVLLSAPRAVRSVTLRLSEGTVSRPYLTTTLEVMASFGADARWVGPDTITVAPTGYRPTPFEVEADASAAVYPWAAAAVTGATITVAGIHPRSTQADMAALGVLERMGCTVTTSGRGIAVTGPPRLEGVDADLNHCPDAVLGLAVVATFARSATRFTNIANLRVKETDRLAALETELTRLGARVETGADRIEIHPGPARAARIRTYDDHRMAMSFAIAGLVRPGIVIEDPDCVAKTWPGFFDMLESL from the coding sequence ATGAAGACCTACGAGGTCAGGCCGCGCACGGTTGCCGGCCGCACGGTCAGGCCGCCGGGCTCCAAGAGCATCACCAACCGAGCGCTGATCGCCGCCGCCCTCGCCGCGGGGGAATCCCGCCTCGCCAACCCGCTCCGGAGCGACGACACCGGCGCCATGATCGGCTGTCTCCGGAGTCTGGGTGTCCACATATCGGCCGTCGCCGACGGGTTGTCGGTGAGATCCGACGGCGCTCTTCGCGGCGGCGGGCGCCTCGACGCGCGAGCCTCCGGAACGACAGCCCGCTTCATCACCGCCGCGGCGGCGCTCGCCGACGGTCCGAGCGTCATCGACGGAACCGCCCGGATGCGGGAGCGGCCCATCGGCTCCCTTGTCACGGCGCTCCGGGATCTCGGGGTGGAGATCGACGCCGACCGCGACGGCTCCTACCCGCCGGTCCGGGTATCCGGAGGCGGCATCCACGGCGGCCGGATCACGATAGACGGGACCGTGTCCAGCCAGTTCGTCTCGGCCGTACTGCTCAGCGCTCCGCGAGCGGTGCGAAGCGTGACCCTCCGGCTGTCCGAGGGGACGGTGTCCCGCCCCTACCTGACCACGACGTTGGAGGTAATGGCCTCCTTCGGGGCCGATGCCCGCTGGGTCGGACCCGACACGATCACCGTCGCTCCGACCGGCTACCGGCCGACCCCGTTCGAGGTGGAGGCGGACGCCTCCGCGGCCGTCTACCCGTGGGCGGCCGCCGCCGTCACCGGCGCCACCATCACGGTGGCCGGCATCCACCCCCGTAGTACCCAGGCCGACATGGCCGCTCTCGGCGTGCTGGAGCGGATGGGATGCACGGTGACCACCTCCGGCAGGGGGATCGCGGTGACCGGTCCTCCCCGGCTGGAGGGCGTGGACGCCGACCTCAACCATTGCCCGGACGCCGTACTCGGCCTGGCGGTGGTCGCCACGTTCGCGCGCTCCGCCACGAGGTTCACCAACATCGCCAACCTCCGCGTCAAGGAGACCGACCGGCTGGCCGCCCTCGAGACCGAGCTCACCAGGCTGGGCGCCCGGGTGGAGACGGGCGCGGACCGTATCGAGATCCATCCCGGTCCGGCCCGCGCGGCGCGTATCCGTACGTACGACGACCACCGGATGGCCATGTCCTTTGCGATCGCGGGCCTGGTCCGGCCCGGAATCGTCATCGAGGACCCGGACTGCGTGGCCAAGACCTGGCCCGGATTCTTCGACATGCTCGAGAGCCTGTGA